In Populus alba chromosome 1, ASM523922v2, whole genome shotgun sequence, a single window of DNA contains:
- the LOC118047120 gene encoding acyl-CoA--sterol O-acyltransferase 1 — protein MANEIANFIKVSFSVLASTCYCYAVGRIVPKGTARLLCLLPIVGLFLYLPLHLHTIYLSGLTAFFIAWLANFKILLFAFGEGPLSSDPSISLASFVFVACFPIRIQQKPSPRSRDSHLQDKEPKDGRKHMKYAIKVLLFAILANVPGYREYIHPQIVSFLYFLLLYVELETLFGVAAVAARVLIGLELEPPFNEPYLSTSLQDFWGRRWNLIVSSILRPAVYKPTRNLASRVVGRKWALIPAFMGTFLVSGLMHELILFYYVECDQRSPWEVTCFFLLHGVCLLTEIALKKRFGGRWQLPRLVTGPLTIGFVLFTGFQLFLPSLDRCKAFEKAYVELAALMAFLGKESQRLADYLVRIPHYN, from the coding sequence ATGGCGAATGAGATCGCTAACTTTATAAAGGTTTCGTTCTCGGTCCTTGCCTCCACCTGCTACTGCTATGCTGTTGGTCGGATAGTTCCAAAAGGAACTGCAAGACTCCTTTGTTTGCTACCAATCGTTGGCCTCTTTCTCTATCTTCCTCTCCACCTGCACACCATCTATCTTTCAGGCCTTACAGCTTTTTTCATTGCTTGGCTTGCAAATTTCAAGATCTTACTGTTCGCTTTTGGTGAGGGTCCTTTGTCTTCAGATCCATCAATCTCTCTTGCAAGTTTTGTGTTTGTAGCTTGTTTTCCCATCAGGATCCAACAAAAGCCATCTCCTAGGTCCCGTGACTCCCATCTACAGGACAAAGAGCCTAAAGATGGTAGAAAGCATATGAAGTATGCAATCAAGGTGTTGCTTTTCGCTATATTGGCTAATGTTCCAGGGTATAGGGAATATATTCATCCACAGATCGTTTCCTTCCTCTACTTTCTCCTTTTATATGTTGAACTTGAAACACTATTCGGTGTGGCCGCGGTTGCGGCTCGAGTTTTGATAGGGCTAGAGCTTGAGCCACCATTTAATGAGCCATACCTCTCAACCTCATTACAAGATTTCTGGGGTAGAAGATGGAATCTCATTGTTTCAAGTATTTTACGACCTGCCGTGTACAAACCAACACGCAATCTTGCTTCACGAGTTGTTGGCAGAAAGTGGGCACTAATTCCTGCCTTCATGGGGACATTTCTTGTGTCAGGACTCATGCACGAGCTGATCCTTTTCTACTATGTGGAGTGTGATCAGAGGTCCCCATGGGAGGTCACATGCTTCTTTCTCCTCCATGGAGTGTGTCTATTAACTGAGATTGCTTTAAAGAAGCGATTTGGTGGCCGATGGCAATTGCCACGGCTGGTAACAGGGCCTCTGACAATAGGATTCGTGTTGTTTACCGGCTTTCAGCTGTTCTTGCCCTCGTTGGATCGGTGTAAAGCTTTTGAAAAGGCGTATGTGGAGCTGGCTGCATTAATGGCGTTCCTAGGGAAGGAGAGTCAAAGGCTTGCTGATTATTTGGTTCGTATTCCCCATTACAATTGA
- the LOC118047121 gene encoding structure-specific endonuclease subunit SLX1: MTRLLSKTFRSVKLKASSSKPPPPQQQQQQQPSSSSSLPRSRKTRAKSRSNSKSRSWSVYLILSTNLPIKTYVGVSTNFSRRLKQHNGELKGGAKASRAGRPWICACIIRGFNDRSEACKFESKWKSFSRKLPRKRIDDDQMKQSSKDSHQLLQHRKTALNRVKGSFDLNHLEIDWKLNAF, encoded by the exons ATGACGAGGTTGCTGTCTAAGACGTTCCGGTCTGTAAAACTTAAAGCATCCTCATctaaaccaccaccaccacaacaacaacaacaacaacaaccatcCTCATCCTCATCATTGCCCCGATCAAGAAAAACACGAGCAAAATCGAGATCAAATTCGAAATCGAGATCATGGTCTGTGTATCTTATTCTCTCTACCAACCTCCCGATCAAGACTTACGTTGGTGTCTCCACCAATTTCTCTCGCCG CTTGAAACAACATAATGGCGAGCTTAAAGGAGGTGCAAAAGCATCCCGTGCAGGAAGGCCGTGGATTTGTGCATGCATAATTCGCGGTTTTAATGACCGAAGTGAAg CTTGCAAGTTTGAATCAAAATGGAAAAGCTTTTCAAGGAAATTGCCTCGAAAAAGGATAGACGATGACCAGATGAAGCAGAGCAGCAAGGACTCGCACCAACTCCTGCAACATAGGAAGACTGCCCTCAATAGGGTTAAAGGTTCATTTGATCTTAATCACCTAGAAATTGACTGGAAATTGAATGCTTTCTGA